In a single window of the Flavivirga spongiicola genome:
- the bioB gene encoding biotin synthase BioB has protein sequence MSEIRHNWTKEDIIKIYNKPLMELLYEAATIHRLHHDPNVVQVSTLLSIKTGGCSEDCGYCPQAARYHTDIEGNDLMSVQQVKAQALRAKATGSSRVCMGAAWRNVKDGEEFDEVLEMVRTINKLDMEVCCTLGMITKNQAQRLAEAGLYAYNHNLDSSEEYYKEVISTRGYQDRLDTIDNVRKTNVTVCSGGIIGMGENIEDRAGMLVALSTLNPQPESTPINALVAVEGTPLEDEKPVEIWDMIRMVATTRIVMPETQVRLSAGRTQMSREGQAMCFFAGANSIFAGDKLLTTPNPDVNEDMKMFELLGMNPQKPFTKKVQPKTVEANDSQYEALGEKPKWTRPEHTIERNEAAKEKAKTLK, from the coding sequence ATGAGCGAGATAAGACACAACTGGACAAAAGAAGACATCATAAAAATTTACAACAAACCTTTAATGGAGCTGCTTTACGAAGCGGCAACCATTCACCGTTTGCATCATGATCCTAATGTCGTACAAGTATCTACTTTATTGTCTATAAAAACTGGCGGTTGTTCGGAAGATTGTGGCTATTGCCCACAGGCAGCTCGTTATCATACTGATATTGAAGGAAACGATTTAATGTCAGTACAACAAGTAAAAGCACAGGCTTTGCGTGCAAAAGCAACCGGTAGCTCTCGTGTTTGTATGGGTGCCGCATGGCGTAACGTAAAAGATGGTGAAGAATTTGACGAGGTTTTAGAAATGGTGCGCACCATTAATAAACTGGATATGGAAGTGTGTTGTACACTTGGAATGATTACTAAAAATCAAGCTCAACGACTGGCAGAAGCTGGTTTATACGCTTATAATCATAATTTAGACTCATCGGAAGAATACTATAAGGAAGTCATATCTACACGAGGGTATCAAGACAGGTTAGATACGATTGATAATGTACGTAAAACCAATGTGACTGTTTGTAGTGGTGGTATTATTGGTATGGGTGAAAATATAGAAGATCGTGCCGGCATGTTAGTCGCATTATCAACCTTAAATCCGCAACCAGAATCTACTCCAATAAATGCTTTAGTTGCGGTTGAAGGGACACCTTTAGAAGATGAGAAACCTGTTGAAATTTGGGATATGATTCGCATGGTTGCTACCACACGTATTGTGATGCCAGAAACACAAGTGCGTTTAAGCGCAGGTAGAACCCAGATGTCTAGAGAAGGACAAGCTATGTGCTTTTTTGCTGGTGCTAATTCTATTTTTGCTGGCGATAAATTATTGACAACTCCAAACCCTGATGTAAATGAAGACATGAAAATGTTTGAATTACTAGGTATGAATCCACAAAAACCGTTTACAAAAAAGGTACAACCTAAAACAGTTGAAGCAAACGATTCTCAATATGAGGCTTTAGGAGAAAAACCCAAATGGACACGACCAGAACATACTATTGAGCGTAACGAAGCAGCCAAAGAAAAAGCTAAAACTTTAAAATAA
- a CDS encoding cupin-like domain-containing protein: protein MTLNLQDIPRVKAITKADFLKYYFNPQKPVVIENLIEDWPAYTKWNLDYMKAIAGNITIPLYDDRPVDYKDGFNEPHAKMKMSDYVDLLKKEPTKYRIFLWNALKEIPQLQKDFTFPDFGLRLMKGIPMLFFGGRDSHTFMHYDIDLANIFHFHFEGTKQVILFNQKQSKYLYKIPHSLITREDIDFNNPDFEKWPMLKKAKGYKTELNHGEVLYMPEGYWHYMRYITPGFSMSLRAIARNPKNFSRAIYNLFIMRNYDNIMRRLRGQKWIDWKNEQAVVRTHKNSHITV from the coding sequence TTGACACTTAATCTGCAAGATATCCCTCGTGTAAAAGCTATTACTAAAGCGGACTTTTTAAAATATTATTTTAATCCGCAAAAACCTGTGGTTATTGAGAATCTCATAGAAGATTGGCCTGCATACACCAAGTGGAATTTAGACTATATGAAAGCCATTGCCGGTAATATTACCATTCCTCTTTACGATGACAGACCTGTAGATTATAAAGATGGATTTAACGAACCACATGCAAAAATGAAAATGAGTGATTATGTGGATTTACTAAAAAAAGAGCCTACAAAGTATCGCATTTTTCTTTGGAATGCTTTAAAAGAAATACCTCAACTACAAAAAGATTTCACATTTCCAGATTTTGGTTTACGTCTCATGAAAGGGATTCCCATGTTGTTTTTTGGGGGACGTGATTCGCATACTTTTATGCATTATGATATTGATTTAGCCAATATTTTTCATTTTCATTTCGAAGGAACAAAACAAGTTATCTTGTTTAATCAAAAACAGAGTAAATACTTATATAAAATTCCGCATTCTTTAATTACCAGAGAAGATATTGATTTTAACAATCCTGATTTTGAAAAATGGCCTATGCTAAAAAAAGCTAAAGGTTATAAAACTGAATTGAATCATGGTGAAGTTTTATATATGCCAGAAGGCTATTGGCATTATATGCGTTATATAACGCCTGGGTTTTCTATGAGTTTGAGGGCTATAGCCAGAAACCCAAAAAACTTTAGCAGAGCGATATACAATCTATTTATTATGCGCAATTATGATAATATCATGAGGCGTTTAAGAGGCCAAAAATGGATTGATTGGAAAAATGAGCAGGCGGTAGTACGAACACATAAAAATAGTCATATTACTGTATAA
- a CDS encoding regulatory protein RecX, with translation MQSKKTYTVQEATKKIEHYCAYQERCHQEVRQKLEGMHMIPEAIDVIIVHLLEHNFLNEERFAKTFVSGKFKIKNWGRRRLTYELKKKDVLKVNINQALNEIGNEEYIEIFNDLAEKKANSIKETNKFKKRKKLIDYLLYKGWESYLVYEKANELIQ, from the coding sequence ATGCAATCAAAAAAAACATACACCGTACAAGAAGCTACCAAAAAAATAGAGCATTATTGTGCGTATCAAGAACGTTGTCATCAAGAGGTTAGACAAAAGTTAGAAGGGATGCACATGATACCCGAGGCTATCGATGTTATCATAGTTCACCTTTTGGAACATAACTTTCTTAATGAAGAACGTTTTGCCAAAACATTTGTAAGTGGTAAGTTTAAAATTAAGAATTGGGGGCGACGACGTTTAACTTACGAACTTAAGAAAAAAGACGTGCTCAAAGTTAATATAAATCAGGCACTTAACGAAATAGGAAATGAGGAGTATATCGAGATTTTCAACGATTTAGCCGAAAAAAAGGCGAATTCGATTAAAGAAACTAACAAGTTTAAGAAAAGAAAGAAATTAATCGATTATTTGCTATATAAAGGATGGGAATCTTATTTAGTGTACGAAAAAGCGAACGAGCTTATACAGTAA
- a CDS encoding TonB-dependent receptor plug domain-containing protein, which yields MKFFYTIFFLLLVSISSRAQNVKVLSELTKEPIFGVAIYNVDKSESVVTNFRGEADLSGFTDTETIYFKHLSHVLKKITKLQLWDSNKVYLISNTQGLEEIVISASKFEQSKRDIPQKIISVNSTRIQFSNPQTSADLLENTGKVYIQKSQLGGGSPMIRGFSTNRLLITVDGVRMNNAIFRGGNLQNVIAIDPFSVQNTEVTLGSGSVIYGSDAIGGVMSFYTQKPKLSYSDSLLFKSNIIARYSSASDEKTGHFDFNLGYKKWAFVTNGSYTSFGDLKMGKNGPNEYLRPEFVLTTNAGDVIIENNNPQVQKFSGYNQLNVMQKVRYEPYKNLSFDLGLYYTRTSNVPRYDRLLRYRNDILRSAEWNYGPQEWFMSNLQITKLSSNSNLYDKIKATLAYQNFQESRLDRDFQSVTRNIREEAVDAYSFNLDLEKTLSPNTQFFYGLEYVYNKVMSHGKEEDISSNISLPSVSRYPNGASWQSAAIYSSIKYKPNSKFVLQSGLRFNHVVSKANFEENNAFLNLPFKSSKNKAGALTGTAGIRWSPNRTIQWKLNASSAFRAPNIDDIGKVFDSEPGSVVVPNENLKPEYAYGGELGLKLDFNKKIILDMGTYYTYLDNALVRRDYNLNGNTEIIYDGELSNVQAIQNASKAWIYGFEVGLIAAITNHIDLTSQYSIIGGTEEEGDMEVPIRHVAPNFGNTHLVWTSKGLKLDVFANYNSELSFNQLAPSEVEKDYIYALDANGNPYSPSWYTFNLRAQCQISNSTTLTASLENITDQRYKTYSSGIAAAGRNFIMSLKYSL from the coding sequence TACTTTAAACATTTGTCCCATGTTTTAAAAAAAATAACAAAGCTTCAATTATGGGACTCGAACAAAGTGTATTTAATTTCCAATACTCAAGGGTTAGAAGAGATTGTTATTTCTGCTTCAAAATTTGAGCAAAGTAAAAGAGATATTCCACAAAAAATAATTAGTGTAAATAGTACTAGGATTCAATTTTCAAATCCACAAACAAGTGCTGATTTATTGGAGAATACCGGAAAAGTTTATATTCAAAAAAGTCAGTTAGGAGGAGGAAGCCCAATGATTAGGGGGTTTTCTACCAATAGATTATTAATTACTGTTGATGGCGTAAGAATGAATAATGCCATTTTTAGAGGTGGAAACTTACAAAACGTTATTGCTATTGATCCGTTTTCTGTCCAAAATACTGAAGTTACTTTAGGTTCGGGTTCCGTAATATATGGAAGTGATGCCATTGGAGGTGTTATGAGTTTTTACACTCAAAAACCAAAATTATCTTATTCAGATTCGTTGTTGTTTAAATCTAATATTATTGCAAGATATTCATCAGCTAGTGATGAAAAAACGGGACATTTTGATTTTAATTTAGGATACAAAAAATGGGCCTTTGTAACTAATGGTAGCTATACAAGTTTTGGAGATTTAAAAATGGGTAAAAACGGCCCCAATGAATATTTAAGGCCTGAATTTGTTTTGACAACTAACGCAGGCGATGTTATCATTGAAAATAATAATCCACAGGTTCAAAAATTTTCTGGATACAATCAATTAAATGTCATGCAAAAAGTTCGTTACGAACCTTATAAAAATTTAAGTTTTGATTTAGGTTTGTATTATACAAGAACATCAAATGTTCCTAGATATGATCGCTTGCTAAGATATAGGAATGATATTTTGCGCTCTGCAGAATGGAATTATGGACCACAAGAATGGTTTATGTCTAATCTACAGATTACTAAATTAAGTAGTAACTCTAATTTATATGATAAAATTAAAGCGACTTTAGCATATCAAAATTTTCAAGAAAGTAGATTAGATAGAGATTTCCAATCAGTCACAAGAAATATTAGAGAGGAAGCAGTAGATGCATATTCCTTTAATTTAGACTTAGAAAAAACATTAAGCCCAAATACACAGTTTTTTTATGGATTAGAATATGTGTATAATAAAGTGATGTCTCATGGAAAGGAAGAAGATATATCTAGCAACATTAGTCTGCCATCTGTTTCCAGGTATCCAAATGGAGCTAGTTGGCAATCTGCGGCGATATATTCTAGTATTAAATATAAACCAAACTCAAAATTTGTTTTACAATCTGGTTTACGTTTTAATCATGTTGTTTCCAAGGCCAATTTTGAAGAAAATAATGCCTTTTTAAATCTACCCTTTAAATCATCTAAAAACAAAGCAGGAGCACTTACAGGAACTGCTGGTATAAGATGGTCTCCAAATAGAACAATACAATGGAAACTTAATGCATCTTCTGCTTTTAGAGCGCCTAATATTGATGATATTGGTAAGGTGTTTGATTCCGAACCGGGTTCGGTAGTTGTTCCTAATGAAAATCTAAAACCAGAATATGCTTATGGGGGTGAATTAGGATTGAAATTGGATTTCAATAAAAAAATAATACTAGATATGGGTACATATTATACGTATTTAGACAATGCTTTAGTACGTAGAGATTACAATTTAAATGGCAATACAGAAATTATTTACGATGGGGAGTTAAGTAATGTACAAGCTATACAAAATGCTTCAAAAGCCTGGATTTATGGTTTTGAGGTAGGTTTAATAGCTGCTATCACGAATCACATCGATTTGACTTCTCAATATAGTATCATTGGAGGCACAGAAGAGGAAGGTGATATGGAAGTGCCTATTCGTCATGTAGCACCTAATTTTGGAAACACACATTTAGTCTGGACATCTAAAGGGCTGAAGTTAGATGTGTTTGCAAATTATAACAGCGAACTTTCTTTTAACCAATTAGCGCCTTCAGAAGTTGAAAAGGATTATATCTATGCGCTTGATGCTAATGGAAACCCATACAGCCCTTCTTGGTATACATTCAATCTTAGGGCACAATGTCAAATAAGTAATTCAACGACACTTACTGCTAGTTTAGAAAACATCACAGACCAACGTTATAAAACATATTCTTCTGGAATTGCAGCAGCAGGAAGGAATTTTATTATGTCTTTAAAATATAGTTTGTAA